A segment of the Nitrosopumilaceae archaeon genome:
GAGGCGAAAGAGTAGCAAAGCTCAATGAATTGCTTCGTATCACAGAGTATGATTTAATACATGGAATGGCAGAGATTTAAAAACACAACATGAGTAAGCAAGAAGAATTTGAGCATATGGAAAAATACGTTCTATCTACTGGTATTAGGGTAGGAACTCAAGTTAAAACAAAATTCATGGTTCCATTTATTACAAAGGCTACTAATGAAGGACTTTACATTATTGACAGTAAGAAAACCCTAGCAAGAATTCAAACTGCGGCCAAATTCATAAACAGAGCAGAGATTTCAAGAGTGATAGTATGTTCTGGAAGAGAATATGCAACAACACCAATAGAAAAATTCTGTGAGGTAACTGGCGCTACCCCAATGCTTGGAAGATTCATGCCAGGAACTCTGACAAATCCACTATTGCCATATTACATAGAACCACAACTAATTTTAATTTCTGATCCACAAACTGATGAACAAGCTATACTTGAAGCGACAAATGCAGGAATTCCAGTAATCGGTATTTCAAACACAGACAACATAACATCCAAGATTGATCTTATTATTCCAGCAAACAACAGAGGAAGAAAATCTTTAGCTGCAATATACTGGCTTTTGGCAAGAGAGATACTTTTGCAAAAAGGTCAGCTTAAAGCAAATGAATCAATGAAATACGAAATTGATGACTTTGAGACCAAGATTACAGAAGAAGAGTTGGAAGAAGAATCAGAAAAACCTACACCAAGATTCGGTAGAACTCCGAGGCAATAAAGTAATGCAGGTAAGAACACCAGCTGTTGCTGGCATGTTCTATCCAAAAGAAAAAAATGAGTTAAAAACTGCCATACATGATTGTTTTTTGCATCCTTTTGGACCGGGAAAAATTCCTCCAACATCAGACAATGAAAAAATTCTTGGTATTATCTCTCCACATGCAGGTTACATGTATTCTGGCCCAGTAGCAACAAATTCTTTTTACTCTATATCATCACAAAAACCTGAACTTGTCATAATTACTGGCCCAAACCATTATGGAATAGGCTGTAATGTTGCAGTGATGAAGGAAGGCATGTGGAAAACTCCTCTTGGCGAAGTAGAAGTTGACACTGAATGTGCCGTGGAAATAAACAAAATTTTCAAAGACATCGAGTTGGATTTTTTTTCCCATACGAGGGATCATAGTTTAGAAGTCCAGATACCAATGCTTCAAGAAATTTATTCTCATAAATTCAAGATACTTCCTATAATTTTGATAAATCAAGACTACCAGACTACAAAAAG
Coding sequences within it:
- the rpsB gene encoding 30S ribosomal protein S2; this encodes MSKQEEFEHMEKYVLSTGIRVGTQVKTKFMVPFITKATNEGLYIIDSKKTLARIQTAAKFINRAEISRVIVCSGREYATTPIEKFCEVTGATPMLGRFMPGTLTNPLLPYYIEPQLILISDPQTDEQAILEATNAGIPVIGISNTDNITSKIDLIIPANNRGRKSLAAIYWLLAREILLQKGQLKANESMKYEIDDFETKITEEELEEESEKPTPRFGRTPRQ
- the amrB gene encoding AmmeMemoRadiSam system protein B, which codes for MQVRTPAVAGMFYPKEKNELKTAIHDCFLHPFGPGKIPPTSDNEKILGIISPHAGYMYSGPVATNSFYSISSQKPELVIITGPNHYGIGCNVAVMKEGMWKTPLGEVEVDTECAVEINKIFKDIELDFFSHTRDHSLEVQIPMLQEIYSHKFKILPIILINQDYQTTKRVGSAIAKITKMRKTIVIGSSDFTHYEENNFAHKQDSAIIEPILNLDLDEFYRVLQEKQVSACGYGAIASTMMACKELGAKKGRLLKYATSGDVTGDKSSVVGYASIVFS